The sequence CCGAGCGAGACGATGTAGCCCGCGCTGCCGATATACATCAGGAATTTGCGGCCCGCGCGGTCGATCAGCATCAGCCCGGCCAGCGTGAATACCATGTTGACCAGCCCGATGCCGACCGTCGCCAGCAGCGCCGTCTGCGCGCCTGCGCCGGTCAGTTCGAAGATGCGTGGTGCATAATAGATGATCGCATTGATGCCCGAGACCTGATTGAACATGGCGATCAGGAATGCGAGCATGATCGGGCGGCGGAATTCGCCCGAGAAAAACTGGCTCCAGCTGATCGTGCGTGAATCCTCGGCGGCTTCGGCGGCGATGGCGGAGAGGGTTTCATCGACAGTGGCAGGATTGATCTGCTGCAGGATCGCCCGCGCCTCGGCCTCGCGCCCGGCGTGGCAATAGAGCCAGCGCGGGCTTTCCGGGATGCGCAGCGTTGCTGCCAGATAGGCGAACGAGGGCACCGCGACGACGCCGAGCATCCAGCGCCAGCCGTCCTCGCCGATGTTGCCCAGCAGGAAGTTGCTCAGGAACGCGACGAGAATCCCGAGCACGATCATCGTCTGGAACAGCGCGACAAGCCGCCCGCGCTGCTCGCGGGGGGCGATTTCTGCGATGTAGGCAGGCGCAGTGACCGAGCTGACGCCGATGGCAAGGCCTCCGAGCACACGGAACACAATGAACGATGCCGGGTCCCACGCAAGAGCCGAGCCGAGTGCGGAAATTGCATAGAATACGCCAATCGCGATCAGCGTCGGGCGGCGCCCCCAGCGGTCCGAGGGCCAGCCACCCATCAGCGCGCCGATCACTGTGCCCCATAGCGCCGACGAAATCGCCAGGCCGTGCAGAGCATCGGACATGTTCCAGACTTTCTGCACGGCCTGTTCCGCGCCCGAGATAACCGCCGTGTCGAACCCGAACAGAAACCCGGCCAGCGCCGCGATCAGTGCCCAGCTACCGCTTTTTCCCGTCATCCCCATGCCCCCCGGCTCTCGTTCAGTTGCTGCCGCGCGCCAGCAGGCGATAGCCCCAGGCGGGCAGCGTCACCGTATCGCCCGCGCTGATCGTCACGCTCTTGCCAGTGCCGAATTCGGTGTAGGAGCCAGCAGGCAGAGCGTCAGCCAGCTTCGCCGTCACCGGTGCCGCCGAAAGGTTGAACAGACCTAGCACCTTGTTGCCGCCGCTCTGGCGCACCCATGCGAACAATTGCTTGGGCTTGTCGTTCTCGACCT is a genomic window of Novosphingobium sp. MMS21-SN21R containing:
- a CDS encoding sugar porter family MFS transporter produces the protein MTGKSGSWALIAALAGFLFGFDTAVISGAEQAVQKVWNMSDALHGLAISSALWGTVIGALMGGWPSDRWGRRPTLIAIGVFYAISALGSALAWDPASFIVFRVLGGLAIGVSSVTAPAYIAEIAPREQRGRLVALFQTMIVLGILVAFLSNFLLGNIGEDGWRWMLGVVAVPSFAYLAATLRIPESPRWLYCHAGREAEARAILQQINPATVDETLSAIAAEAAEDSRTISWSQFFSGEFRRPIMLAFLIAMFNQVSGINAIIYYAPRIFELTGAGAQTALLATVGIGLVNMVFTLAGLMLIDRAGRKFLMYIGSAGYIVSLGMTAWGFASGQFALVLPFIFAFIAAHAIGQGAVIWVYISEIFPSVARAKGQSLGAGTHWVFAAGLTLVMPAILARVAPAAIFAGFAAMMVLQLIWVRVAMIETRGRSLEDVARELTRR